The following proteins are encoded in a genomic region of Synechococcus sp. ROS8604:
- a CDS encoding GNAT family N-acetyltransferase — translation MACLKLDARALNGLWNADHWERELSDPKRICVGIAEGSDNLSAVACGWVVLDELQITVVAVDPEQRRLGLGRTVLKQLLVDASSAGARQAFLDVAEDNHGALALYGALGFHTIGRRSGYYRNGKDALIQSLEL, via the coding sequence TTGGCCTGCCTGAAACTCGATGCCCGAGCGCTCAATGGCCTTTGGAATGCCGACCATTGGGAGCGTGAACTCTCCGATCCCAAGCGCATTTGTGTCGGAATTGCAGAGGGCTCAGACAATTTGTCTGCAGTGGCCTGCGGCTGGGTTGTCCTCGATGAGCTCCAAATCACCGTGGTTGCCGTTGATCCTGAGCAACGGCGCTTGGGACTGGGCCGAACTGTTTTGAAACAGCTGCTCGTGGACGCCAGCAGCGCCGGAGCAAGGCAGGCCTTTCTTGATGTGGCCGAAGACAACCATGGAGCCCTCGCTCTTTACGGGGCTTTGGGCTTTCACACCATTGGTCGCAGGTCCGGCTATTACCGCAACGGCAAGGACGCCTTGATTCAATCCCTTGAGCTGTAA
- the lysA gene encoding diaminopimelate decarboxylase, translating into MATPYESGCDPVSPNRNLAPVSAELDDQGRLMVGGCRLSELAERYGTPLYVLDELSIRASAQEYREALKRHYPGDSLAVYASKAHSSLALTGLVASEGLGLDAVSAGELLTALDGGMPPERMVLHGNNKSVEELALAYSHGVMVVADNQHDLDCLAELVPKGGAPVRLMLRFTPGIECHTHEYIRTGHLDSKFGFDPDQLQPVLTALAGCAWARVEGLHAHIGSQIFELDPHRDLAAVMADALKLARELGHPVRDLNVGGGLGIRYVESDDPPSIDAWVKVVAEAVTLACRERGLELPRLMCEPGRSLVASSGVTVYTVGARKVVPGIRTYVSVDGGMSDNPRPITYQSLYTACLADRPLATADETITLAGKHCESGDVLLKDLPFPTCRSGEVLVVLATGAYNLSMSSNYNRIPRPAAVLVHQGEAELIQRREQPEDLLRYDLMPDRLRSLK; encoded by the coding sequence ATGGCCACCCCTTACGAATCCGGCTGTGATCCTGTCAGCCCCAATCGAAATCTCGCTCCCGTCTCGGCTGAGCTTGATGATCAGGGCCGTCTGATGGTGGGCGGCTGCCGTCTGAGTGAACTCGCAGAGCGATACGGAACCCCGCTTTACGTCCTTGATGAGCTGAGCATTCGCGCTTCGGCTCAGGAGTACCGCGAAGCTCTAAAGCGTCATTACCCCGGCGATTCCCTTGCCGTGTATGCATCAAAAGCCCATAGCTCCTTGGCCTTAACCGGACTCGTGGCCTCAGAAGGGCTGGGTCTTGACGCCGTTTCAGCTGGAGAGTTGCTAACAGCACTCGATGGAGGGATGCCGCCAGAACGCATGGTGCTGCATGGCAATAACAAGTCGGTGGAGGAGCTCGCCCTTGCCTACAGCCATGGCGTGATGGTGGTGGCTGATAACCAGCACGATCTGGATTGCCTCGCTGAGCTCGTTCCTAAGGGTGGAGCACCGGTTCGCTTGATGTTGCGTTTCACGCCGGGCATCGAGTGCCACACCCATGAGTACATCCGTACGGGACATTTGGACAGCAAATTTGGGTTTGATCCCGATCAGTTGCAGCCCGTGCTGACAGCGTTGGCCGGGTGTGCTTGGGCCCGTGTTGAAGGCCTACACGCGCACATCGGCTCGCAGATTTTTGAACTGGATCCGCATCGGGATTTGGCGGCTGTGATGGCAGATGCCCTCAAGTTGGCCCGTGAGCTCGGACATCCAGTGCGTGATCTCAATGTCGGTGGGGGGCTGGGAATTCGCTACGTCGAATCCGACGATCCACCATCGATTGATGCTTGGGTCAAGGTGGTGGCAGAAGCCGTGACCTTGGCCTGCAGGGAGCGTGGTCTTGAGCTACCGCGCTTGATGTGCGAGCCGGGTCGTTCTCTGGTGGCATCCAGTGGGGTGACGGTTTACACCGTGGGCGCACGCAAGGTGGTTCCTGGCATTCGCACCTATGTCTCTGTTGACGGTGGGATGAGCGACAACCCGCGTCCGATCACCTACCAGTCGCTCTATACGGCCTGTCTTGCTGACCGTCCCCTGGCAACGGCAGACGAAACGATCACCTTGGCCGGAAAGCACTGTGAATCCGGTGACGTGTTGCTCAAGGATCTGCCGTTTCCGACTTGCCGCAGTGGGGAGGTGCTCGTGGTTCTGGCGACGGGTGCCTACAACCTCTCGATGAGCTCGAACTACAACCGGATTCCAAGACCCGCTGCCGTGCTGGTGCATCAAGGCGAGGCGGAGCTGATTCAGCGGCGAGAACAGCCAGAGGATCTGCTTCGTTATGACCTGATGCCAGATCGCCTGCGCTCGTTAAAGTGA
- the cdaA gene encoding diadenylate cyclase CdaA codes for MAVLQLRLLIDVFCASALGFLLFTRVNEQRTLWLLRGYLFLVALAWFVKRFFNLPLTSTLVDALVLACSLSLAILWQGELRRLMELLGTGRLAVLFGNPQSKLRATASTVAQLTDAAGRLSKSRRGALIVVDLGSDLRPEDFLNPGVSVDAQLSSELLLNLFASDTPLHDGAVVLKGNRIISAGVILPLSRQGISRYGTRHLAALGITERFDRCICVVVSEETGTLSLANQGKLERPITSSRLQDLLTELMAAPVTSTPAKTGSSRSVKSASQDSSP; via the coding sequence ATGGCGGTGTTGCAACTTCGCCTGCTGATCGACGTTTTCTGCGCCTCTGCTCTTGGTTTTCTTCTCTTTACGAGGGTCAACGAGCAGCGAACCCTTTGGCTGTTAAGGGGTTACCTGTTTCTTGTTGCTCTCGCTTGGTTCGTTAAACGGTTTTTCAATCTTCCACTCACATCGACGTTGGTCGATGCCTTGGTTCTTGCCTGTTCGCTTTCTTTGGCCATCCTTTGGCAAGGGGAATTGCGCCGGCTGATGGAGCTTCTCGGCACCGGAAGGCTTGCCGTTTTGTTTGGGAATCCTCAAAGCAAGCTCAGAGCGACCGCCAGCACCGTTGCGCAACTCACGGATGCGGCTGGTCGGCTGTCCAAATCGCGCCGTGGTGCCTTGATCGTGGTGGATTTGGGTAGTGATTTGCGCCCCGAGGATTTCCTGAATCCAGGGGTGAGCGTCGATGCTCAATTGAGCAGTGAACTCCTTCTCAACCTGTTTGCTTCTGACACCCCTCTTCATGACGGTGCTGTGGTGCTGAAGGGAAATCGCATTATTTCCGCTGGCGTGATTTTGCCGCTGTCGCGGCAAGGGATTAGTCGCTACGGCACCCGACACCTCGCGGCCTTGGGCATCACGGAACGCTTTGACCGCTGCATCTGTGTTGTGGTTTCGGAAGAAACAGGCACGCTGTCGCTCGCGAATCAGGGCAAGCTCGAACGTCCGATCACCAGTTCGCGTCTTCAGGATCTCTTGACCGAATTGATGGCGGCTCCCGTGACTTCAACGCCAGCGAAAACCGGGTCTTCACGTAGCGTGAAAAGTGCTTCCCAGGACTCATCGCCTTGA
- a CDS encoding isoprenyl transferase encodes MSQRLVTSSDDARIEVCPAEINPQRLPAHVAVIMDGNGRWAQSRGLPRVMGHRAGVEALKATLRRCSDWGVKALTAYAFSTENWSRPGDEVNFLMTLFERVLERELQALEAERVRIRFLGDLEPLPSRLQSLIEEATKRTASNDGIHFNVCTNYGGRHELVIAARRLAQRAASGELDPAEIDEQTLSGELFTAGEIDPDLLIRTSGEHRISNFLLWQLAYAEIHVTDVLWPDFDRDALIGAFVDYQSRTRRFGGLVV; translated from the coding sequence TTGAGTCAACGCTTGGTCACTAGTTCAGATGACGCTCGGATTGAGGTTTGTCCTGCCGAGATCAATCCTCAGCGTTTGCCGGCCCACGTAGCAGTGATCATGGATGGCAATGGACGCTGGGCCCAATCAAGGGGTTTACCGCGGGTGATGGGGCATCGGGCAGGTGTTGAGGCTCTGAAAGCGACTTTGCGTCGCTGTAGCGATTGGGGTGTGAAGGCTCTCACCGCCTACGCCTTCTCCACGGAGAACTGGTCTCGCCCTGGCGACGAGGTGAATTTTTTAATGACGCTGTTTGAGCGGGTGCTCGAACGGGAGCTTCAGGCCTTAGAGGCGGAGAGGGTGCGGATCCGTTTTCTTGGTGATCTTGAGCCCCTGCCGTCCCGTCTTCAGTCCTTGATTGAGGAGGCGACAAAGCGCACGGCGTCCAACGATGGAATTCATTTCAACGTTTGCACCAATTACGGCGGACGGCATGAGCTGGTGATTGCTGCCAGACGGCTGGCTCAACGGGCAGCCAGTGGGGAGCTTGACCCCGCTGAGATCGACGAGCAGACCCTCTCAGGCGAATTGTTCACCGCCGGTGAAATCGATCCTGATCTCTTGATTCGCACCAGTGGGGAACATCGAATCAGCAATTTTTTGTTGTGGCAGCTTGCCTATGCCGAAATCCACGTCACCGATGTTCTTTGGCCCGATTTCGATCGTGATGCCTTAATCGGTGCTTTCGTGGATTACCAAAGCCGAACCCGTCGCTTTGGGGGGTTAGTGGTCTAA
- the bioB gene encoding biotin synthase BioB: protein MTEAVEVRHDWTRSEIEALLDLPLMDLLWRAQGVHRASNPGYHVQLASLLSVKTGGCEEDCAYCPQSMHHSSDVTGQPELQVASVLERAKAAKQAGADRFCMGWAWREIRDGAPFDSMLKMVSGVRALGMEACVTAGMLTDDQAQRLAEAGLTAYNHNLDTSPEHYDKIITTRTFQERLETLERVRKAGVTLCCGGIIGMGETVKDRASMLEVLASINPHPESVPINALVAVEGTPLEELPPIDPIELVRMIAVTRILMPSSRVRLSAGREQLSQEAQILCLQAGADSIFYGEMLLTTGNPAVEADRALLRTAGVQPNWHSPAAA from the coding sequence ATGACGGAAGCGGTTGAAGTGCGCCACGACTGGACGCGAAGCGAAATCGAAGCGCTTCTGGATCTTCCACTGATGGATTTGCTTTGGCGTGCTCAGGGGGTGCATCGTGCGTCTAACCCTGGATATCACGTTCAGTTGGCCTCGCTTTTGAGCGTCAAAACCGGAGGCTGTGAAGAAGACTGCGCCTACTGCCCTCAATCGATGCATCACAGCAGTGATGTCACGGGGCAGCCCGAATTGCAGGTTGCTTCTGTTTTAGAGCGTGCCAAAGCAGCCAAGCAGGCAGGTGCGGATCGATTTTGCATGGGCTGGGCTTGGCGTGAAATCCGCGATGGTGCCCCCTTCGACTCCATGTTGAAAATGGTGAGCGGCGTGCGTGCCCTGGGGATGGAAGCCTGCGTGACCGCCGGAATGCTCACCGATGACCAGGCCCAACGCCTCGCTGAAGCGGGTTTAACGGCGTACAACCACAACCTTGATACCAGTCCTGAGCACTACGACAAAATCATCACCACCCGCACCTTTCAAGAACGTCTGGAGACGCTTGAGCGGGTGCGTAAAGCGGGTGTGACCCTTTGCTGCGGCGGCATTATTGGCATGGGGGAAACCGTGAAGGATCGAGCTTCCATGCTGGAGGTGCTGGCGTCGATCAACCCCCATCCAGAAAGCGTTCCGATCAACGCCTTGGTCGCCGTGGAGGGCACTCCGCTCGAGGAACTCCCCCCCATCGATCCCATCGAGCTCGTGCGCATGATTGCTGTCACGAGGATCCTGATGCCAAGCAGTCGGGTTCGTCTGAGCGCGGGTCGGGAACAGCTCAGCCAGGAGGCTCAGATTTTGTGTTTGCAGGCTGGTGCGGATTCGATTTTTTATGGTGAAATGCTGCTCACGACGGGAAATCCCGCTGTGGAGGCTGACCGTGCCCTGCTCCGCACGGCCGGAGTGCAGCCCAACTGGCACTCCCCTGCGGCTGCCTGA
- a CDS encoding rhodanese-related sulfurtransferase: MEPAMGADGVQSDLLVAAFYAFTPLAEADQQELLSTLPPLAQAEAVLGSVLIAAEGVNGTVCGPSLGVERLLALLRSQLRLGDAHYECLEVKRSWNPDQVFRRFKARSKREIVTLGQPQVDPRDSVGTYVDPQDWNALIDDPDTLVIDARNTYEVAIGSFAGALNPQTESFRDFPDWVDQTLRPRVAQEGPKRIAMFCTGGIRCEKASSFLQQQGFGEVHHLRGGILRYLEEVPEQNSRWRGECFVFDQRVALNHQLERGDYCLCHACGLPVSSEQQTLPSYIKGVQCLHCIDQFTEADRRRFAMRQQQIDQLQA; this comes from the coding sequence ATGGAACCGGCAATGGGAGCTGATGGAGTCCAGAGCGATCTGTTGGTGGCGGCGTTTTATGCCTTTACCCCGTTGGCTGAGGCGGATCAACAGGAGCTCCTCAGCACCCTTCCCCCCCTGGCTCAGGCCGAAGCCGTTCTCGGGTCAGTGCTGATTGCTGCTGAAGGCGTGAACGGCACGGTGTGCGGTCCTTCGCTGGGAGTGGAGCGATTGCTCGCTCTTCTACGCAGCCAACTTCGGCTGGGTGATGCCCATTACGAGTGTTTGGAGGTGAAGCGCAGCTGGAATCCTGATCAAGTGTTTCGACGCTTTAAGGCCAGGAGCAAGCGAGAGATCGTGACGCTTGGACAACCGCAAGTGGATCCTCGTGACAGTGTTGGCACCTATGTGGATCCTCAGGATTGGAATGCCTTGATTGATGATCCCGACACGCTGGTGATCGATGCGCGCAACACCTACGAGGTGGCGATCGGCAGTTTTGCAGGGGCCTTGAATCCGCAAACGGAAAGCTTCCGGGACTTTCCCGACTGGGTGGATCAGACGCTTCGTCCTCGCGTTGCGCAAGAGGGCCCGAAGCGCATTGCCATGTTTTGCACCGGTGGCATTCGCTGTGAAAAGGCCAGCAGTTTTTTGCAACAGCAGGGCTTTGGTGAAGTCCATCATTTGCGTGGAGGCATTCTTCGCTATCTCGAAGAGGTTCCAGAGCAGAACAGCCGATGGCGAGGGGAGTGTTTCGTGTTTGATCAGCGCGTTGCGCTGAATCATCAGTTGGAACGAGGTGACTACTGCCTATGTCATGCCTGCGGTTTGCCGGTTTCCTCTGAGCAGCAAACCCTGCCGAGCTACATCAAGGGCGTGCAGTGTTTGCATTGCATCGATCAATTCACAGAGGCCGATCGCCGCAGATTTGCCATGCGCCAACAACAGATCGACCAGCTTCAGGCCTAG
- a CDS encoding DUF952 domain-containing protein, which produces MLPILYSFRRCPYAMRARWALLQAGLMVQWREIELKAKPAAMLEASPKGTVPVLVLADGSVIDESLAIMRWALQKADPCGVLEAEDSALLIEENDRSLKHHLDRFKYTDRYPGALKEDHRQAGLVILRSWSERIRRNGWLLADRMALADAALWPFVRQWRLADAAGFDADPHLAPLREWLMRFLDDPMMERLMQRADPWLPGAMQPIFPADAIAIPIDQPLFHLALEADWQAALQHGDYRVSTRGLSLEQVGFIHLSWQEQLQATFDRFYADAGAVLTLRINPKLVSAPLRADAIHTGVLFPHLYGPLPIASVVEVSPFSSLPTC; this is translated from the coding sequence TTGCTGCCCATCCTCTACAGCTTTCGCCGTTGTCCCTATGCGATGCGTGCTCGCTGGGCCCTGCTCCAGGCCGGTCTCATGGTGCAGTGGAGAGAAATTGAACTCAAAGCCAAGCCTGCAGCGATGTTGGAGGCCTCTCCTAAAGGCACGGTTCCGGTTCTGGTCTTAGCTGACGGCAGCGTGATCGATGAGAGTTTGGCGATCATGCGCTGGGCTTTGCAGAAGGCTGATCCCTGTGGCGTGTTGGAGGCTGAAGACTCAGCTCTTTTGATTGAAGAAAATGATCGGTCGTTGAAGCATCATCTCGATCGTTTCAAGTACACCGACCGTTATCCCGGAGCTTTAAAAGAGGACCATCGCCAGGCTGGTCTTGTGATTTTGCGCAGCTGGAGCGAACGCATCCGTCGGAACGGCTGGTTGCTGGCTGATCGGATGGCTTTGGCGGATGCGGCCCTATGGCCGTTTGTAAGGCAGTGGCGTCTGGCGGATGCGGCTGGATTTGATGCTGATCCTCACTTGGCGCCATTGCGGGAGTGGCTCATGCGCTTTCTCGATGACCCGATGATGGAACGGTTGATGCAACGGGCAGATCCTTGGTTGCCTGGAGCCATGCAACCGATTTTTCCGGCGGATGCCATTGCGATTCCCATCGATCAGCCGTTGTTTCATCTCGCCTTGGAAGCCGATTGGCAGGCTGCGCTGCAGCACGGCGACTATCGCGTTTCAACCCGTGGCCTTTCTCTTGAGCAGGTGGGATTCATTCATTTGTCTTGGCAAGAGCAGCTGCAAGCCACGTTTGATCGGTTTTATGCCGACGCTGGTGCCGTCCTAACGCTCAGAATCAATCCGAAGCTGGTGTCTGCCCCCCTGCGAGCAGATGCCATCCATACAGGCGTGCTTTTCCCGCATCTGTATGGCCCACTTCCCATTGCCTCGGTGGTCGAGGTGAGTCCTTTCTCTTCTCTGCCCACGTGCTGA
- the lipA gene encoding lipoyl synthase, whose amino-acid sequence MSRYSEIRPSERLPEWLRRPIGNASAIEEVQNLVKQNGLNTICEEGRCPNRGECYAAGTATFLLGGSICTRSCAFCQVDKGRAPEALNPEEGERVAEAVLRMGLRYVVLTAVARDDLEDHGASLFTSAMAAIRARNPLIAIEVLTPDFWGGVADQAKALQAQQQRLASVLKAQPVCFNHNLETVKRLQAEVRRGATYTRSLGLLAAARELAPSIPTKSGLMLGLGESKEEVIDTLKDLRHVDCQRITLGQYLRPSLAHIPVARYWHPTEFAELGAIATDLGFTQVRSGPLVRSSYHAAGD is encoded by the coding sequence ATGAGCCGTTACAGCGAAATCCGCCCCAGTGAGCGCTTACCCGAATGGTTGAGACGTCCCATCGGTAATGCCTCGGCGATTGAAGAGGTGCAAAACCTGGTCAAACAAAACGGGCTCAATACGATCTGCGAGGAGGGACGCTGCCCTAATCGGGGGGAGTGTTACGCAGCCGGCACCGCAACCTTCTTGCTAGGCGGCTCCATCTGCACCCGTAGTTGTGCGTTCTGCCAAGTCGATAAAGGCCGTGCGCCCGAAGCCTTGAACCCTGAGGAGGGGGAAAGGGTGGCAGAAGCCGTGCTTCGCATGGGTCTGCGCTACGTGGTCCTCACGGCCGTAGCCCGCGATGACCTTGAAGACCATGGAGCCAGCTTGTTCACAAGCGCAATGGCGGCGATCCGTGCCCGCAATCCCTTGATCGCTATCGAGGTGCTCACCCCAGACTTCTGGGGCGGTGTAGCCGATCAAGCCAAAGCCCTCCAAGCTCAACAGCAACGTCTCGCCAGCGTTCTGAAGGCACAGCCCGTTTGTTTCAACCACAATCTTGAAACGGTGAAGCGACTGCAAGCCGAAGTTCGCCGTGGGGCGACTTACACACGCTCGCTCGGGCTGCTTGCCGCGGCCAGAGAACTTGCCCCATCGATACCCACCAAAAGTGGCCTGATGCTCGGCTTGGGCGAGAGCAAAGAGGAAGTCATCGACACCTTGAAAGACCTACGCCATGTGGATTGTCAGCGCATCACACTCGGCCAGTACCTCCGACCATCTTTGGCCCATATCCCCGTAGCGCGTTACTGGCACCCCACGGAATTTGCAGAGCTTGGGGCCATCGCCACAGACCTTGGTTTTACTCAAGTGCGTAGTGGGCCATTGGTTCGCAGCAGCTATCACGCAGCGGGAGACTGA
- the recR gene encoding recombination mediator RecR, translating into MIDQFERLPGIGPRTAQRLALHLLRQPEEQIHSFADALLAARSQVGECQTCFHLSAEPTCEICRNPERSIGLLCVVADSRDLLALERTREYVGTYHVLGGLISPMDGIGPEMLQISSLVKRVAADEIKEVILALTPSVEGDTTSLYLARLLKPFTEVSRIAYGLPVGSELEYADDVTLSRALEGRRAVE; encoded by the coding sequence TTGATCGACCAGTTCGAACGTCTCCCCGGCATTGGTCCACGGACCGCACAACGGCTGGCCCTTCATTTGCTGCGCCAACCAGAAGAGCAGATCCATAGTTTTGCTGATGCTCTCTTGGCAGCAAGGAGTCAGGTGGGGGAATGTCAAACCTGTTTCCATCTCAGTGCGGAACCCACCTGTGAGATCTGCAGGAATCCAGAGCGCTCCATCGGCTTGCTTTGCGTCGTTGCCGATTCAAGGGATCTGCTCGCCCTCGAACGCACCAGAGAATATGTAGGCACTTACCACGTTTTGGGTGGCCTGATCTCTCCAATGGACGGCATCGGACCAGAAATGCTGCAGATCAGCAGCCTCGTCAAAAGGGTCGCAGCAGATGAAATCAAAGAGGTGATCCTTGCTCTCACCCCAAGCGTGGAGGGGGATACCACGAGTCTTTATTTGGCACGCCTACTCAAACCGTTTACGGAAGTGAGTCGAATCGCCTACGGCCTTCCCGTTGGAAGCGAACTGGAATATGCCGACGATGTCACCTTGAGTCGGGCTTTGGAAGGGCGTCGAGCAGTTGAATGA
- the psbP gene encoding photosystem II reaction center PsbP codes for MRFPLQVPLRSLLSIVCVVLLTACSGAGAGLNSFQSPDGRYAFLYPTGWTRVAVTGGPTVVFHDLINSDETVSLVVSEVNADNDLQALGSAVAVGERLRRDVIAPDGSGRNAELIEAREREASGHTFYDLEYAVHLQDRDRHELATVVVDRGRLYTLATSTNESRWPRVKDLFESVITSFTLLI; via the coding sequence ATGCGCTTTCCGTTGCAAGTTCCGCTCCGATCGCTCCTCAGCATTGTCTGTGTTGTGTTGCTTACCGCTTGCAGCGGTGCTGGAGCCGGCCTTAACTCGTTCCAAAGTCCTGATGGCAGATATGCCTTCCTCTATCCCACGGGTTGGACCCGGGTAGCGGTTACGGGGGGCCCCACGGTTGTTTTTCACGATCTGATCAACAGCGATGAAACGGTGAGCCTTGTGGTCTCGGAAGTGAATGCTGATAACGACCTGCAGGCACTAGGCAGTGCTGTTGCCGTTGGGGAACGTTTGCGCCGTGACGTGATCGCTCCAGATGGCAGCGGCCGCAATGCTGAGTTGATCGAGGCACGAGAGCGGGAGGCCTCAGGTCACACGTTCTATGACTTGGAGTACGCCGTGCATCTTCAGGATCGCGATCGCCATGAGCTGGCCACCGTCGTTGTGGATCGAGGCCGCTTGTACACCCTTGCCACAAGCACTAATGAAAGCCGCTGGCCTCGCGTTAAAGACTTATTTGAATCTGTGATTACATCGTTTACGTTGTTGATCTGA
- a CDS encoding HlyD family efflux transporter periplasmic adaptor subunit translates to MTLYLPELERELEQEKGNLNQLQKQNIELNQRDALRIETARQALDTTLAKLKDDERRLGDLQSTFAGKLRNLEWLSRRAVVAPLSNEVVSAEQGLTSTSVALDDLKIQSKQSLTMFQQIKLDLESEQLDRTFVIDDLKRKTRVSEAKLAFDGTMTAQRDGRVLDLQVIPGQTIKMGDRLGTIGRGDEARGNGRDLIAVAKTPPADARRLPLGLPVAVVPRWNQRGRFGGIEGKVTSVLTLPATQEDIATTTGNAQLAKGLAGDGPVMRAEISLQRQSNSDDGFLWTLSDGSGVFSIRDGLTVDTFAYVERLCRMAFTGHLCLAGASFAHRRLSLLED, encoded by the coding sequence ATGACGCTGTATTTGCCGGAGCTTGAACGTGAACTGGAGCAAGAAAAAGGAAATTTAAATCAGCTTCAAAAACAAAATATTGAGTTAAATCAGCGCGATGCATTGAGGATTGAGACTGCACGACAGGCTCTCGATACCACGCTCGCCAAACTCAAAGATGACGAGCGACGGCTGGGTGACCTCCAGAGCACGTTTGCGGGAAAGCTTCGCAACCTTGAATGGTTATCGCGTCGTGCGGTGGTCGCTCCCCTGTCCAATGAAGTGGTGTCAGCAGAGCAAGGACTGACCAGCACCAGTGTTGCCTTGGACGACCTCAAGATTCAAAGCAAACAATCGCTGACGATGTTTCAGCAAATCAAACTAGATCTTGAGTCTGAGCAGCTCGATCGGACCTTTGTTATTGATGATCTGAAGCGCAAGACTCGCGTCAGTGAGGCGAAATTAGCCTTTGATGGCACGATGACAGCCCAGCGCGATGGCCGTGTGCTGGATCTGCAGGTGATTCCCGGTCAGACCATCAAAATGGGGGATCGTCTTGGCACGATTGGACGGGGTGATGAGGCCCGAGGTAACGGCCGCGATCTGATCGCTGTCGCCAAAACGCCCCCTGCTGATGCGCGTCGCTTACCCCTAGGGCTCCCCGTTGCAGTGGTCCCGCGCTGGAACCAAAGGGGGCGTTTTGGCGGCATTGAAGGGAAGGTAACGAGTGTGCTCACCTTGCCTGCAACTCAAGAAGATATCGCCACAACAACTGGTAATGCACAGCTGGCGAAAGGCTTGGCTGGGGATGGCCCAGTGATGCGAGCTGAGATCAGTCTGCAGCGTCAATCCAACTCTGATGATGGATTCCTTTGGACGCTTTCTGATGGAAGTGGCGTCTTCTCGATTCGCGATGGTTTGACTGTGGACACCTTCGCTTATGTCGAACGCTTATGTCGAATGGCGTTCACCGGTCACCTATGTCTTGCCGGGGCTTCGTTCGCTCACCGGCGGTTATCGCTCCTTGAGGATTGA
- a CDS encoding TolC family protein — MRLRLERAFLNNEASLAKLVSARRAVGASKEAFRYTRLRYQAGLSNEVDLSMTQEQLVNALVRRLFATVDVNVTYARMLRELLPMPKNPNDPVLTQLTLHFP; from the coding sequence ATTCGCTTACGACTCGAGCGAGCGTTTTTAAATAATGAAGCAAGTTTGGCGAAATTAGTGTCAGCCAGACGAGCGGTTGGTGCCAGCAAAGAGGCCTTCCGCTACACACGACTACGCTACCAGGCCGGACTGAGCAATGAAGTGGATCTGTCCATGACCCAAGAACAGCTCGTGAATGCCTTAGTGAGACGATTATTCGCCACTGTAGATGTGAATGTCACCTATGCACGCATGCTGCGTGAACTCTTACCCATGCCTAAGAATCCTAACGACCCCGTCTTAACCCAATTAACGCTTCATTTTCCTTGA
- a CDS encoding TolC family protein: MVSNGVSADAGLQVDYDIINFARTPRVQAAQARLRQQENLYANQLRAIQLEVSEAYYNLQRAEQLVRIRDAIVRTDLVVLEDTLNLKQAGLVPRVDLLRRSSLLALDEESLIQAMADRAVARRELWTVLNLSSEITPSASDPITLQPRWPLNLEKTVLAAYDDNPELTTIFATQQALMRRQSESTATSRASSRLAIREDPKRDSLTTRASVFK; this comes from the coding sequence TTGGTCTCCAATGGGGTCTCCGCCGATGCGGGGCTTCAAGTCGATTACGACATCATTAATTTTGCGCGAACTCCCAGAGTTCAAGCCGCACAAGCCCGTCTTAGGCAACAAGAAAATCTCTATGCCAATCAGTTAAGAGCGATTCAGCTTGAAGTGAGTGAGGCCTATTACAACCTTCAACGTGCTGAGCAACTTGTGCGCATTCGCGATGCGATCGTTCGCACCGATCTTGTCGTTTTAGAAGACACTCTTAATCTCAAACAAGCTGGTCTTGTTCCAAGAGTGGATCTGCTCAGACGGAGCAGCCTTCTCGCTTTGGACGAAGAAAGCTTGATCCAAGCGATGGCTGATCGTGCGGTCGCCCGCCGTGAACTTTGGACCGTTCTCAACCTGTCGAGTGAGATCACCCCCAGTGCCAGCGACCCGATCACGCTCCAACCACGATGGCCCTTAAACCTAGAAAAAACGGTGTTGGCGGCTTATGACGACAATCCAGAGCTCACAACGATTTTTGCCACACAACAGGCACTGATGCGTCGTCAAAGTGAAAGCACTGCAACTTCAAGAGCAAGCAGCCGCCTAGCAATACGCGAAGACCCGAAGCGCGATTCGCTTACGACTCGAGCGAGCGTTTTTAAATAA